attgaatgatcatttattgcatacttttttattatcaaatgaTGATAAATGCACCACATTACATATAGTAAGATACAAGCAAAATGGTAGTGTAATAAATAGCATtactctaaatatatatttatggaaaattttatacaatataCTATTATCttactaagtaaaatgtgacatatttactactattaaataattatttattacatatttttttatcatcaaatagtgataaatgtgccacatcatatatagtgaGATGTAAGTGAGATGATAGAAATGCAAGTAAGATGGTGATgtggtgtatagcattactcacatatatatatatactaggtgagagtaacgtgcaaaacacgtttgtctaattttatgaaatgattatttgtaaaaaataatatatattttataaaaattattgatgtcacttaataatttaaggcatattagagaaaataaaaaaattagttcaaagtatcatataatccaatacatgtttataacatctataattttagcaaagatgtatacgaaacaatttatgtcatcttgtagacaatcaatagagacaatattgaaattcttattttgctgttggttgagtcgatcagggacaacataaagttaaaacataatctttttataaaatttgtggtataatattttctatatatagcatatatataaatcataaaatatattttgaaattgttggccgaatttactctttcttgattagctcaaggatcaagacctttgtcacgtgcctatcatagcaagcccacgtatggaatatgacttagtggaagctacgtcctactaccatagggaaaaaaaatactttgattaaacacacttatattatatattatatgagatttttaaatttggaatactcaataatctgagttaatgaaacgtataatacacgtatattatacttagggattcacgtcttatgcacttaatacacgtgtatatgttaaggagaaagagaaaaatataataactaatctttaattacttattattatataaactattaaatattataattattgagattaataaatcatataacaacattgaatgttatctctcttaacatttatgtcttcattttatgtgccaaaccgttaaaacaaacggtgttaactttaacggaaaacaagaaaaaccgttaaaacaagattttccgtttcatacacactttttatatatagaagatatatatatatatatatcatgtaaatATGCATCATGAATCATCAGGTGGGTCGGGCCATTCTCCATGCCCATCATGCCCAGCTAGCCCCGATATTGATCATGGCTTTTACAATATAAAAGTATAAGAATAAGTACTAGTAGACTAAGTAGTGGGATAATTCTTATACCTAACTTCATGTAGTATGACAtgatttcaatttattatcattaatctGCCCACACAGTACTACGGGCGCGCATGCATTATACATACCGACCCGGACCCGAATTGTTGGGGAGGGGTACGTAATTCATGAACGCCACCAAAGTTGGTCGAGATTTGAGAGAGAATCTTCTTACCTTCCTAGCCACTTCATAAAAGTCAGCTAGTAGTAGCTAGCAGCTAGCAGGAGaagttaattaaatttatatcattcttttttccttttaaacttTGTGGATGCATGAATCTCTTAATTAATTTGGTTGCATTTGAGTATTGAAGTGAATATATTTtgtaactaattaaaaaaataatataaaaaataataataaaataataaataataataaaatctgttgAGAATACTCCACTATCGATACTGGCCCTTAAGAGTCGTAGAATTTGGACTTACATGCGCACCTAGCTAAGATATTCCTTCCTTAAgaaatacattaataattattttattcttaatttacaatgaaaatatcATGTCTCCTTTTAGATTACATATTCATATTCCCTCACGATCTTCTCCATGCACTCATTTTTAGAGCAATTATGCAACTTTTGAAGCCAGAAAGAAAGTAAGTTGTATACATAGTGCTTGCATGCAGGAATATTATTGATACTAAGCCccattaattttatatgatatatataagttaaatcATATAAGAATCATTAACTCATGATACTATAAGGAAAGATATATCAATATCTTGGTAAGGATACAATTTGGCCGTACACGTGTCCAACCTCCAATTTACAATTACTCAACTACacctttaaaacaaataaaactggtgttGGATAACCGTTAAACAAAAGTAAACTTTATACGATAGAACCTTCAAATTAAGGTTACTATTCTGTTGCTTACTGAAGGTTGATTATTGAGTAAAAGAGGCTCGAAGGTAGGGACAaggaataaaaccaaaaataaaaactaaaagcaAAAGAACTTAAGAACagaagagagagacagagagagagagagagagagagagtcgtcTTTGGGTTGGTTATTTTAAATTGGTACGGTGCACATTAGGTTCTAAAACCAGGTCCTAAGCACATGACCGTCTATTCTAAGACTCTCTGATTCCTTCTCTCAGAgcatctctctcatttttagctttttttaaCCTTTGTTCTTTGCAAGAAGTTACCAATATTCCCCTGCTTTATCCTcttgcttttccttttcttttctctctctaaaccCTGCATGCTTTATTCCATTTGAACTCGCCCCTAAAAAGAGGACGATCCTCCCTCGATCCTCCTTGAGTTCACAAACAACATCCTTCTCTCTatctctgctctctctctccccttcgcCCACTTGAACTCAAACCTAAAGAAAGAAGCCAAACATCAACTTTTGCTCTTGTTTGTTCCCACATAGTTCCTGTTTTTGTATGAACATTACTACAGTTTTTTGTTGAGCAGCACTCTTGCTGTTTTACGTAACGATCGTAAATGGCATCCCCTTTGGAACTAAGCCTGGATTTCAAGCCCCATAGCTACTCTAAGCTTCTGAAGTCTTTTGGAGGCCAAAGTGAACAGACCCAGAAGCTCGAAGAATTCCTTTCTCGCCTCGAGGAAGAGCGCCTCAAGATTGATGCTTTTAAGCGCGAGCTTCCCCTTTGCATGCAACTTCTTTCCAATGGTACCATATTTCAGCTTTCTTCCTCATGCATGTTGACAAGCTTAAAAATATAGCTTATTCAAGATCTTAAACAGGCCTTGATTGTTTCTTGATGCTTAGATTTACCTGTGGAATACTCATAGATAGACCTTGagattcaaatattattttactaacTATGAATATTGTCTTAGGTTCGAACTAGGGATGCAGTTTTCTTTGCGTGTGAATTGAATTATTGAACTCATCTCTGAGTCAAAAGTAGCCCGTCATTCAACACATTTGTAAAGAATTAACGCATACAATATTTCTACCTCAAGATTGATACGTAcgtaaagaaaaataagaatgataaaaattacaataagaagaaaaaaaaaaaaaaaagaacaaaagaaagtaTAGCCTCGTAGTCCtccaaagaaaaactaaaacaagAAAGGAATAACATGCAATGGAACTTTGCTgatattttgtaaattattgGTCTGTATATGTTGTTTCTACATATGCCGATTTTTTTACtaactttcctttctttttttcccagcTCTGGAGGCTCATAGGCAGCAGCTACGGGCCTACAGAGCAAACCAAGGTCCGAGGCCGGTTCTCGAAGAATTCATACCCCTCAAACAATCAACATCTGAGAGCTCAGAGAAATCATCAAACAATTCTGACAAGGCAAACTGGATGACATCCGCTCAGTTATGGAGCCAAGCAAGTGACGGAACCAAACCACAATCCACAATTGTATTCCATAAAGAACCCGAGATCGGCTTAGATACTTGTCCAAAACTAGCTTTGGATAGCAAACAGAGAAATGGAGGGGCATTCCACCCTTTCTCCAAAGAAAGGGACTCGTTTACGAGTCCAAATTTGAGGGCTCTTCCTGATTTGGCTCTTGCCTCTACCGAGAGACAGTTGGAGGATAAAAAATGTTTGGAGACTGAGAATGGGATTTCTTCTCCCAGAAGAGAGGATACCGGTAAGGGTGGCAGTTGTGGGGTCGGGGTTGAGCAAGCAAAACGACCTGGTAATTCTTCAGATGGGCAAAGGACTGCAACAACTACAGCTCCTCACACAAATCAGACTCACAGGAAAGCAAGGAGGTGTTGGTCACCTGATTTACATAGGAGATTCGTGAATGCTCTTCAGATGCTTGGTGGTTCTCAAGGTAACGTGGTTCCTTTCTATTTTCTAATAAATAAGATGctataatgattttttaaagatattttaaagCACGCAAAATGAACAGTTTCAATTGATAAACATTCCGTGAATAGATCGTGCAGATAAGAATCATACAACTAATTATACTGTCATCATCATTCGTCAATATCTACAccattttcattatttatatttctttagatTTTTGACTAATATTTTGGGTCATGGAAACAGTGGCAACTCCAAAACAGATAAGGGAGCTGATGAAGGTCGACGGTTTGACCAATGATGAAGTGAAAAGCCACCTGcaggtatctctctctctctctcgatctctctctctctctctctctctcagatatGGAGGCAGGCATGAAAGAGCCTTTGTACTATCTTAACATGCCCTGGCAACGTACCACACTGCATAACAAATCATATTCTGTACAAACGTTGTACAGaactgaaatatatatatatatatatattaacttctACCTTTATCTCTTTTTGTATGCAGAAATACAGGCTTCACACCAGACGACCCAGCCCAAACCCCCAAGCAGCCGGAGCCCAAGCACCGCAGCTCGTAGTCCTAGGTGGCATATGGGTGCCACCAGAGTATGCCACGGCTGCAGCAGCAGCTCATACGGGAGCCTCAGCCCTATATGGTGCACATCCTGCCTCCCATGCACAACCACACTACTGTGGACCAGCAGTGCCGCAAGAATTCTATGCTGCACCACCCCCTCCACCTCACGGCCACCAGTTACACCACAGTCTCCACCACCAACTCCACGTGTACAATGCCACGTGCCAGAACCATAGCTCACCTAAATCCGATGCCAGAGGGACAAGAGATCTGTACCGGTCGGAGAGCATGGAGGATGGAAAGTCGGATAGTAGCAGCTGGAAGGGTGAGAGTGGTGAGAATGGAGGGGAGAGAAAAGGGTTGGGTGCACTTAGAAGAGATCAAGATGGTGAGGAAAGCAATGGAAGTGGGATCACTCTCAAGTTCTGATCAGGTTTAATTATGGTAGAAAGCATTTAGAGTTTAGCTAGGGCTTTTAGGGTTTCATATGTTTTCACAAATCCCATTAATTTGTTTATTCTATTATTGTACGTTAAAAAACATATCTGGGAGGGAGGGTAAAAAGGGcataatggaaatggaaaagtgtgtgtttgttttgttttccgt
The genomic region above belongs to Carya illinoinensis cultivar Pawnee chromosome 4, C.illinoinensisPawnee_v1, whole genome shotgun sequence and contains:
- the LOC122306699 gene encoding myb family transcription factor EFM-like: MASPLELSLDFKPHSYSKLLKSFGGQSEQTQKLEEFLSRLEEERLKIDAFKRELPLCMQLLSNALEAHRQQLRAYRANQGPRPVLEEFIPLKQSTSESSEKSSNNSDKANWMTSAQLWSQASDGTKPQSTIVFHKEPEIGLDTCPKLALDSKQRNGGAFHPFSKERDSFTSPNLRALPDLALASTERQLEDKKCLETENGISSPRREDTGKGGSCGVGVEQAKRPGNSSDGQRTATTTAPHTNQTHRKARRCWSPDLHRRFVNALQMLGGSQVATPKQIRELMKVDGLTNDEVKSHLQKYRLHTRRPSPNPQAAGAQAPQLVVLGGIWVPPEYATAAAAAHTGASALYGAHPASHAQPHYCGPAVPQEFYAAPPPPPHGHQLHHSLHHQLHVYNATCQNHSSPKSDARGTRDLYRSESMEDGKSDSSSWKGESGENGGERKGLGALRRDQDGEESNGSGITLKF